One window of Mesorhizobium sp. WSM4904 genomic DNA carries:
- the zapE gene encoding cell division protein ZapE, producing the protein MHLRDGLQTHVTVRQRYDHLVETGAVGRDPAQERVVAALDRLTNEISAKRLAQKSSALGWLFARKRQPREPVKGLYIHGGVGRGKTMLMDMFFELLPVRRKRRVHFNDFMADVQDRIQKHRAARKNGDVKEDDPIPPVARALADEAWVLCLDEFSVTDIADAMILSRLFSALFANGVVLVATSNVAPQDLYRDGLNRQLFLPFIGLLERNAEVLTLNAEKDYRQEKLNRLPVYVTPADEAADRALDEAWTAMTQGRPTAETTIALKGRHIAVPRAAGDAARFSFAELCEKPHGARDYLAIANRFSTIFIDHVPVLGEGKRNEAKRFILLIDTLYDHRMRLVMSADAPPEGLYTAKRGTEVFEFERTASRLIEMQSRDWLEGWAERRQVEAPAEARQAQG; encoded by the coding sequence ATGCATCTGCGTGACGGCCTCCAGACCCATGTGACCGTCAGGCAGCGCTATGACCACCTGGTAGAAACCGGCGCGGTCGGACGCGACCCGGCGCAGGAGCGTGTCGTCGCCGCGCTCGACCGGCTGACCAACGAGATCTCGGCAAAAAGGCTGGCGCAGAAATCCAGCGCGCTGGGCTGGCTGTTCGCGCGCAAAAGGCAGCCGCGGGAGCCAGTCAAGGGCCTTTACATCCATGGCGGCGTCGGGCGCGGCAAGACCATGCTGATGGACATGTTCTTCGAGCTGCTGCCGGTCAGGCGCAAGCGCCGCGTCCATTTCAACGACTTCATGGCCGACGTGCAGGACCGCATCCAAAAACACCGGGCGGCGCGCAAGAACGGCGACGTGAAGGAGGACGACCCGATCCCGCCGGTGGCGCGGGCGCTGGCCGACGAGGCCTGGGTATTGTGTTTGGACGAGTTTTCCGTCACCGACATCGCCGACGCGATGATCCTGTCGCGCCTGTTCTCGGCCCTGTTCGCCAACGGCGTCGTGCTGGTCGCCACCTCCAACGTCGCGCCGCAGGACCTTTATCGGGATGGCCTCAACCGGCAGCTCTTCCTGCCATTCATCGGCCTGCTCGAACGCAATGCCGAAGTGCTGACGCTGAATGCCGAAAAGGACTACCGGCAGGAAAAGCTCAATCGCCTGCCGGTCTATGTCACGCCTGCCGACGAGGCGGCCGACCGCGCGCTCGACGAGGCCTGGACGGCGATGACGCAAGGCAGGCCGACGGCGGAGACGACGATCGCGCTAAAAGGGCGTCATATCGCCGTGCCGCGCGCCGCCGGCGACGCCGCGCGCTTTTCCTTCGCCGAGCTTTGCGAAAAGCCGCACGGGGCGCGCGACTATCTGGCGATCGCCAACCGCTTCTCGACGATCTTCATCGACCATGTGCCGGTGCTCGGCGAAGGCAAGCGCAACGAGGCCAAGCGCTTCATCCTGCTGATCGACACGCTTTACGATCACCGCATGCGGCTGGTGATGAGCGCCGACGCGCCGCCCGAAGGGCTCTACACCGCCAAGCGCGGCACGGAAGTGTTCGAATTCGAGCGCACCGCCTCGCGACTGATCGAAATGCAGAGCCGAGATTGGCTGGAAGGCTGGGCGGAGCGACGGCAGGTTGAGGCGCCGGCAGAGGCAAGGCAGGCGCAGGGGTAG
- a CDS encoding IS110 family transposase → MQAIRFGIDLAKNVFQVHGVDAAGQVVVQRQLRRAQVEKFFAAQPPALIGMEACGSAHHWARTLSALGHEVKLMPPAYVKPYVARNKNDARDAQGCCEAVSRPDMRFVPIKTVEQQWARALHRTRDLLVRQRTQLANAMRGQLYEMGLIGAKGAAGIEALLQRIEAADEAIPAALLICLAPLAGQWRALDGEIGKLDKQILAQVRQQRAALRLTTIPSVGPIIAHAAVATIGDGRQFASARDFAAWLGLTRKSHDTGGKHSLTGHISRAGDRDLRRLLILGASSWLRQVRAKPDKGSPWVRGLLARRPVKVAVVAQAAKTARIIWAMLQSGQEYRAPTAA, encoded by the coding sequence ATGCAAGCTATCAGATTTGGAATCGATTTGGCCAAGAACGTGTTTCAGGTGCACGGCGTGGATGCAGCCGGGCAGGTGGTGGTGCAGCGCCAGCTGCGGCGCGCGCAGGTGGAGAAGTTCTTCGCCGCGCAGCCGCCGGCGCTGATCGGCATGGAGGCGTGCGGCTCGGCCCATCATTGGGCCCGCACGCTGAGCGCGCTCGGCCACGAGGTCAAGCTGATGCCGCCGGCCTATGTGAAGCCCTATGTTGCGCGCAACAAGAACGATGCCCGCGATGCGCAAGGCTGTTGCGAGGCGGTGAGCCGGCCCGACATGCGCTTCGTGCCGATCAAGACGGTCGAACAGCAATGGGCCCGAGCGCTGCATCGCACACGTGACCTTCTGGTGCGCCAGCGCACGCAACTGGCCAACGCCATGCGTGGGCAGCTCTATGAGATGGGTCTGATAGGTGCCAAGGGGGCCGCAGGCATCGAGGCCCTGCTGCAGCGCATCGAGGCAGCCGATGAAGCCATTCCCGCGGCGCTGTTGATCTGTCTGGCGCCTCTGGCCGGGCAATGGCGGGCGCTGGATGGCGAGATCGGCAAGCTGGACAAGCAGATCCTGGCTCAGGTCAGGCAGCAGCGAGCGGCCTTGCGGCTGACGACGATCCCGAGCGTCGGCCCGATCATCGCGCATGCAGCCGTCGCCACCATCGGCGATGGCCGCCAGTTCGCTTCGGCCAGGGACTTCGCCGCCTGGCTGGGCCTGACCCGCAAGAGCCATGACACCGGCGGCAAGCACAGCTTGACGGGCCATATCAGCCGCGCCGGCGACAGGGACCTGCGAAGGCTGCTCATTCTGGGCGCCAGTTCCTGGTTGCGCCAGGTCAGGGCCAAACCCGACAAGGGCTCACCCTGGGTTCGCGGCCTGCTGGCCAGGCGGCCGGTCAAGGTCGCCGTCGTCGCCCAGGCGGCCAAGACCGCCCGCATCATCTGGGCAATGCTGCAATCGGGACAGGAATACAGGGCGCCGACTGCGGCATAA